A window of Vulpes lagopus strain Blue_001 chromosome 21, ASM1834538v1, whole genome shotgun sequence contains these coding sequences:
- the SLC38A2 gene encoding sodium-coupled neutral amino acid transporter 2 isoform X1 yields MKKAEMGRFNISPDEDSSSYSSNSDFNYSYPTKQAALKSHYADVDPENQNFLLESNVGKKKYETDFHPGTTSFGMSVFNLSNAIVGSGILGLSYAMANTGIALFIILLTFVSIFSLYSVHLLLKTANEGGSLLYEQLGHKAFGLVGKLAASGSITMQNIGAMSSYLFIVKYELPLVIQALMNIEDTTGLWYLNGDYLVLLVSLVLILPLSLLRNLGYLGYTSGLSLLCMMFFLIVVICKKFQIPCPVEVGLIINETINSTLTHPTPLASDMVFNVTDDDSCRPRYFIFNSQTVYAVPILTFSFVCHPAILPIYEELKGRSRRRMMNVSKISFFAMFLMYLLAALFGYLTFYEHVESELLHTYSTIMGTDILLLIVRLAVLMAVTLTVPVVIFPIRSSITHLLCATKDFSWWRHSLITVSILAFTNLLVIFVPTIRDIFGFIGASAAAMLIFILPSAFYIKLVKKEPMKSVQKIGAMLFLLSGIVVMTGSMALIVLDWVHNAHGGGH; encoded by the exons ATGAAGAAGGCCGAAATGGGAAGGTTCAACATCTCCCCCGATGAGGACAGCAGCAGCTACAGTTCCAACAGCGACTTCAACTACTCCTACCCCACCAAGCAAGCCGCTCTGAAAAG CCATTATGCAGACGTAGATCCCGAAAACCAGAACTTTTTACTTGAATCCAACGTGGGGAAGAAGAAGTATGAAACAGACTTT CATCCAGGTACTACTTCCTTTGGAATGTCAGTATTTAATCTGAGCAATGCGATTGTGGGCAGTGGAATCCTTGGGCTTTCTTATGCCATGGCTAATACTGGAATTGCTCTTTTTAT AATTCTCTTGACGTTTGTGTCAATATTTTCCCTGTATTCTGTTCATCTCCTTTTGAAAACTGCCAACGAAGGAG GGTCTTTATTATATGAACAGTTGGGGCATAAAGCATTTGGATTAGTTGGAAAGCTTGCAGCCTCTGGATCAATTACCATGCAGAACATTGGag CTATGTCAAGCTACCTCTTCATAGTGAAATATGAGTTACCTTTGGTGATCCAGGCATTAATGAACATTGAAGATACAACTGG attgTGGTATCTGAATGGTGATTATTTGGTTTTGCTGGTGTCACTGGTGCTCATTCTTCCTTTGTCACTGCTGAGAAATTTAG GATATTTGGGATATACCAGTGGCCTTTCCTTACTGTGTATGATGTTCTTCCTAATTGTG GTGATTTGCAAGAAATTCCAGATTCCTTGTCCTGTGGAAGTTGGTTTGATAATTAATGAAACAATAAACAGTACCTTAACACATCCAACACCTTTGGCATCTGACATGGTGTTTAATGTGACTGATGATGATTCTTGCAGACCACGTTATTTTATCTTCAACTCACAG ACTGTCTATGCCGTGCCAATTTTGAccttttcatttgtctgtcaTCCTGCTATCCTTCCCATTTACGAAGAACTCAAGGG CCGCAGCCGTAGAAGAATGATGAATGTgtccaagatttcatttttcgcTATGTTTCTCATGTACCTGCTTGCTGCCCTCTTTGGATACCTGACATTTTATG AACACGTTGAGTCCGAATTGCTTCATACCTACTCTACTATCATGGGAACTGACATTCTTCTTCTCATTGTTCGTTTGGCTGTCCTGATGGCTGTGACTCTGACCGTACCAGTAGTCATTTTCCCA ATCCGTAGTTCCATTACTCACCTGTTGTGTGCAACAAAAGATTTCAGTTGGTGGCGTCATAGTCTCATTACCGTGTCTATCTTGGCATTTACCAATTTGCTGGTCATCTTTGTCCCCACAATTAGAGATATCTTTGGTTTCATCG GGGCATCTGCAGCTGCTATGTTGATTTTTATTCTGCCTTCGGCCTTCTATATCAAGTTAGTGAAGAAAGAGCCTATGAAATCTGTCCAGAAGATTGGG GCTATGCTCTTCCTGTTAAGCGGCATAGTGGTGATGACCGGCAGCATGGCCTTGATTGTTCTGGATTGGGTACACAATGCCCATGGAGGTGGCCACTAA
- the SLC38A2 gene encoding sodium-coupled neutral amino acid transporter 2 isoform X2 — protein sequence MKQTLILLTFVSIFSLYSVHLLLKTANEGGSLLYEQLGHKAFGLVGKLAASGSITMQNIGAMSSYLFIVKYELPLVIQALMNIEDTTGLWYLNGDYLVLLVSLVLILPLSLLRNLGYLGYTSGLSLLCMMFFLIVVICKKFQIPCPVEVGLIINETINSTLTHPTPLASDMVFNVTDDDSCRPRYFIFNSQTVYAVPILTFSFVCHPAILPIYEELKGRSRRRMMNVSKISFFAMFLMYLLAALFGYLTFYEHVESELLHTYSTIMGTDILLLIVRLAVLMAVTLTVPVVIFPIRSSITHLLCATKDFSWWRHSLITVSILAFTNLLVIFVPTIRDIFGFIGASAAAMLIFILPSAFYIKLVKKEPMKSVQKIGAMLFLLSGIVVMTGSMALIVLDWVHNAHGGGH from the exons ATGAAACAGACTTT AATTCTCTTGACGTTTGTGTCAATATTTTCCCTGTATTCTGTTCATCTCCTTTTGAAAACTGCCAACGAAGGAG GGTCTTTATTATATGAACAGTTGGGGCATAAAGCATTTGGATTAGTTGGAAAGCTTGCAGCCTCTGGATCAATTACCATGCAGAACATTGGag CTATGTCAAGCTACCTCTTCATAGTGAAATATGAGTTACCTTTGGTGATCCAGGCATTAATGAACATTGAAGATACAACTGG attgTGGTATCTGAATGGTGATTATTTGGTTTTGCTGGTGTCACTGGTGCTCATTCTTCCTTTGTCACTGCTGAGAAATTTAG GATATTTGGGATATACCAGTGGCCTTTCCTTACTGTGTATGATGTTCTTCCTAATTGTG GTGATTTGCAAGAAATTCCAGATTCCTTGTCCTGTGGAAGTTGGTTTGATAATTAATGAAACAATAAACAGTACCTTAACACATCCAACACCTTTGGCATCTGACATGGTGTTTAATGTGACTGATGATGATTCTTGCAGACCACGTTATTTTATCTTCAACTCACAG ACTGTCTATGCCGTGCCAATTTTGAccttttcatttgtctgtcaTCCTGCTATCCTTCCCATTTACGAAGAACTCAAGGG CCGCAGCCGTAGAAGAATGATGAATGTgtccaagatttcatttttcgcTATGTTTCTCATGTACCTGCTTGCTGCCCTCTTTGGATACCTGACATTTTATG AACACGTTGAGTCCGAATTGCTTCATACCTACTCTACTATCATGGGAACTGACATTCTTCTTCTCATTGTTCGTTTGGCTGTCCTGATGGCTGTGACTCTGACCGTACCAGTAGTCATTTTCCCA ATCCGTAGTTCCATTACTCACCTGTTGTGTGCAACAAAAGATTTCAGTTGGTGGCGTCATAGTCTCATTACCGTGTCTATCTTGGCATTTACCAATTTGCTGGTCATCTTTGTCCCCACAATTAGAGATATCTTTGGTTTCATCG GGGCATCTGCAGCTGCTATGTTGATTTTTATTCTGCCTTCGGCCTTCTATATCAAGTTAGTGAAGAAAGAGCCTATGAAATCTGTCCAGAAGATTGGG GCTATGCTCTTCCTGTTAAGCGGCATAGTGGTGATGACCGGCAGCATGGCCTTGATTGTTCTGGATTGGGTACACAATGCCCATGGAGGTGGCCACTAA